The genomic DNA GAGTTAAGTTCAAAATTCCATCCTGACAAAGCCTTAGTGGATTTGAAAAAAGATGAAACCAATGTTAACTTCCTGATGATTATGGCACAATATGAGGCAATGCACGGTCAAGCGGTGGGCAATCCTAACTTCAAAACATCGCCAGCGTTTGCCAAGCATCAAGAAGCGCTGATCGGCAATGAGGAACAATGGGTGAAAACCCTCCCTACTTTCAGAAGTTACCTTTTGATGAAGTATCAAAAAGATTTTGGAGCCTTTGCAGAGAAGCTAAAAGACCAAGACCTCTCGATCACCGAAATGTTTGCGCAATTCCTCAGTCAACAAAAAAACATCAAACAAGAGGTTAAAGACCAACTGCTTACCTTCGTAGCTACACAGTACGATATGGCGCCCAACCAACCTCGCAGCAAGCAAGTTTTCGCTACGCTAAACAAAGAAATTAAAGATGAACAAATTAAGCAAGAGCTTAAAAAAGTAGAATTAGCCATGCAAGGTCTTCCCGAAGGCACCAACGCTCCAGATGCGGATTTAATCAACGCTGAAGGGAAAAAATTCTCTTTTTCATCAACTAAAAATATCCCTCAATTGGTAGTATTCTACGCCTCGTGGAGTCCTTATATTTCTGAAACACTCCATATGCTGGTGCCAGAATTGCAAAAAACTTACGGCGATCAATTGGGCATTACCCTCATCAATATGGATGACACGGAGGTGCAGTTTAAGAAAACCTCCACCGCACTGCTCAAAGATCTACCAAAGGTGACCAGCCTCTACGCCAAAGGTGGACTGAAGTCTAAAACTGCCAGTGTGTATGGCATCTATGGTTTTAAACTGCCAAGTATGGTGGTGCTCAATAAAGACCATAAAATTGCCAGCCCGAGTATCACCAACCCTAACGATCCTAAGTTGATAGAAACTCTTAATCAACTGACGGGGATTACGCCTGCAGCGCCTGAAAAACAGACCAACGCGGCTAAGAAATAAAGCGCATATCGCATATAGAGAGATTAAAAAAGAACCGCTCGGCAAGTCTAAGACTTGCCGAGCGGTTCTTTTATCAGTGCTGCTAAAAGGAAATTAGCCGTTGTGTTGCATTTTGTTAAAATCAATATTAACGCCTAAGCCAGAGGCAACCTTCATCCCTAAATCTAAATTAGCACGGAAGAAGTGACACAATTGGCGGTTGATAATTTCCTCTCGCTTTGGACCTTCTATTTTGCTCATATGCCCCACGATATTGCTCACCAAACGGGCTCTATCCTCATCATTCATCGCTTTGGAGTAGAGCAATCCTGGCTGTGTAAAGTGGTCATCATCGTTTTCATTGCGGTCAAAAAAGCCTACACGATTACTGTCTATATCGTACTCAAACCCTTGATAGGCTGGGTCTGGCTTAATATCATCAAAGCTATTAGGGTAGTAGTTTGGCGCATCTTCATAATCCGAAGCATCTGCCATAGCGCCGTCTCTCTGGTAATTATGAACCGCAAAAGGACAGCGGTTAACTTTGAGCTGGTGGGCATTCACGCCAACTCTATAGCGGTGGGCATCTGGATAAGAAAATAATCTGCCTTGGAGCATTTTATCAGGAGAGAAACTGATGCCGTTCACCAAATGGCTCGGTGAGAAAATAGATTGTTCCACTTCGGCGAAGTAATTTCTTGGCACTTCATTGAGCTCCATTTCGCCCACTTCTATCAGTGGATATTCAGCGTGTGGCCATACTTTGGTAACATCAAACGGATTCCAGCGGAACTCTTTGGCTTGCTCTTCGGTCATCACTTGGATAAACATAGTCCATTTTGGGAAATTGCCCGCCTCTATCGCTTTCACCAAATCTTCTTGTGCAAAATCTGGATTTTCGCCTTTCATCGTGGTGGCTTCTGCATCGGTAAAATTTTTGATACCTTGCTTGGTTTTAAGGTGAAATTTCACCCAAACGCGCTCATTTTTATCGTTAATCATTGAGAAAGTATGAGAGCCGTAACCATTCATATGGCGGTAACCGTAAGGCGTTCCTCGATCAGACATCAAAATTAAAACCTGATGGAGAGATTCTGGATTAAGCGACCAAAAATCCCACATCATCGTATGGCTTTTCAGGTTGGTTTTAGGATGCCTTTTTTGGGTATGGATAAAATCTGGGAATTTCTTAGCATCTTTAATAAAGAATACTGGCGTATTGTTCCCCACCAAATCCCAATTGCCGTCTTCGGTATAGAATTTTAAGGCGAAACCTCTTGGATCGCGCTCTGTATCGGCACTTCCTTTCTCGCCGCCCACGGTAGAAAAACGCGCAAACATTTTGCAGGTGTTGCCTACTTTTGAGAATAATTGGGCTTTGGTGTACTGTGTAATATCGTGTGTTACGGTAAAAGTACCATACGCCCCTGTGCCTTTGGCGTGTACAATACGCTCTGGAATCCGCTCTCTTACGAAGTGTGCCAAGTTCTCTTGCAACATAAAATCTTGAAGCAAAACAGGACCTCTCGCCCCTACAGTTTGAGAGTTTTCGTGTTCGTAATAAGGGCTACCAGCGCTATTAGTTAATTTTTTATCAGACATAATCTATTGTTTTTAAAATTGATTTTATGATGCAAATTTAGGGCAAACTCAAGAAACATTAGTATCTTTGCTGATAAATATTTTCAATCAAACCCATTTATCAACCTCCTATGAATATACAGCAATTGGAATACCTCATCGCCGTAGATAAGCACAAACATTTTGGCAAGGCTGCCCAAGCTTGTTTTATCACACAGCCTACCCTAAGTGCTATGATACAAAAGCTGGAAGAAGAATTAGACCTCAAAATTTTTGACCGCTCTCAGCACCCAATCCGCACCACTGATGCAGGCAAGGAAATCCTAAAATACGCTTATAAAATAATGGAGGAGGTGAATGAGATGAAAATCACCGCGAACGAGCTTAACCATATGGTGGCAGGGAAAATCACGCTGGGCATCATCCCAACCCTTGCGCCTTTTATCTTACCGTACGAAATTTTTGACTTCTTAGAGCAACACAGCAATATAGAAATGGAGGTGAAGGAAATGAGCACGGATAACATCATCAAAGCTTTAAAAAATGGAGAAATAGATGCCGGCATCATTGCGACGCCTTACCAAAAAGCGGATGAATTTTTTCAAGATAACCTCTTCAATGAGGAACTGATGGTCTACTCTACCCTTGAAAGCAAGGAGACTCAAGATGATCAATTTATCCTCCCACAAGATTTGGATTTGGAGAAAGTTTGGCTTTTAGAAGAAGGCAACTGCCTAAGCACCCAGTTTGAAAATATTTGTAATCTCAAAGAAAATCATTTAAAACCTCAAAATCTTAATTTCAAGGCTTCCAGCATCAGCACTTTGCTCCAGATGGTGGACAAATTGGGCGGCATTACTCTATTGCCAGAGCTCGCTACCAAGCACATTCCCGAAGAAAAGAAAGATAGAATTTCTCGATTTAGAAAACCCGTTCCGTACCGAGAAATTAGCCTTATCTACTATAAACCAACCTATAAGCAAAAAATCCTTGATGAGCTCAAACAAAGCCTTCATCAATCCATCAAACAAAATCTTGGCTACTACCAAACGCCAGAAGACTACATCAATATAAAACCAGAATAATTTTTTGTGCATTATCAAAATCTTTTCTAACTTTGCAGCGTTAAAAAACAAGAGGAAAAATTTGGCTGATTGCAACCTCATTAAAAAATGCTAAAACAGACTTTCTTTTTAAGCAATTTTAAGTTCTTGCATATTGGCCTTTATCATTTAATCATTAAAAAAGGAAAAAATATGCCTTACTTATTCACTTCAGAATCCGTTTCAGAAGGACATCCAGACAAAGTTGCAGACCAGATTTCAGATGCACTCATAGACCATTTTCTCGCATACGATGCCAACTCCAAAGTCGCTTGCGAAACCTTAGTGACCACAGGACAAGTGATCTTAGCTGGCGAGGTAAAATCCTCCGCCTATTTAGATGTGCAAACCATTGCCAGAGAGGTCATCAACGGCATTGGCTATACCAAAGGAGAATATATGTTCAATGGGGATTCCTGCGGCGTTCTCTCTGCCATCCACGAGCAATCGCCAGAGATTAACCAAGGGGTAGACCGTGCTTTGAACTCTGATGACTTTGAAACACGCGCCAACGCTCAAGGTGCTGGTGACCAAGGTATTATGTTCGGCTATGCGACCAACGAAACCGATAATTATATGCCCCTTGCCTTAGATTTAGCCCACAGCATTTTGCAAGAACTATCTAAAATCAGGAGAGAAGGGAAGGAGATCGCCTACCTAAGACCCGATGCTAAGAGCCAAGTGACCATAGAATATTCCGATGACCACAAACCGATTAGAGTAGACAGCATCGTGATTTCTACTCAACACGATGATTTTGATGAAGATGAAGCAATGCTCAAAAAAATCAGACAAGATTTAATTGAAATTCTGATGCCGAAAGTCATTGCCAGCCAAAAACCAGAAATCCAAAAACTCTTTAACGAAGATATTAAATACCACATCAACCCAACGGGAAAATTTGTTATTGGCGGTCCACACGGCGATACAGGGCTTACTGGTAGAAAAATCATCGTGGATACTTATGGTGGCAAAGGCGCTCACGGTGGCGGTGCATTTTCAGGAAAAGATCCATCAAAAGTGGACAGAAGTGCCGCTTATGCTACAAGGCACATTGCTAAAAATTTAGTGGCGGCAGGCGTGGCAGACGAGGTTTTAGTCCAAGTGTCTTATGCTATTGGCGTGGCAGAGCCTTGTGGGCTTTACATCACCACCAATGGCACGGCAAAAGTCAACTTAACCGATGGCGAAATTGCAGAAAAAGTAAGCCAACTCTTTGATTTAAGACCTTATGCGATAGAGCAAAACCTTAAACTCCGAAATCCTATTTACCAAGAAACTGCCGCTTACGGGCATATGGGTAGAACGCCTTACAAAGCCGATAAAACCTTTAATCGTGGTTTGGATAATGAGCTTACTATAAAGGATTTAGAATTTTTCACTTGGGAGAAATTAGACCGTGTGGAAGACATTAAACAAGCGTTTGGACTCGCTTAAAAAGGGCGTAATAGATTTCATCAATGTTAAAAATTGATAAAGTTAAAGAAAAGCCTTTCATCTAACCTAAATAAATTCTTATATTTGGAGAGAACAAAAAAATTTAAACATTATGTCATTTGAATTACCAAAATTAGGCTTCGCTTATGATGCGTTAGAGCCGAACATAGATGCCAAAACAATGGAAATACACTACACCAAGCACCACCAAGCTTATGTAGACAACCTTAACAAAGCCATTGCTAGCACAGATTTAGAAAACAAAACAATAGAGGAAATTTGCAAAACAGCAAGTGATATTCCAGCGGTAAGAAACAACGGCGGTGGACACTACAACCACAGCTTGTTTTGGGAAATTTTAACCCCAGGTGGAAGCCAAGAGCCTGTAGGCAATGTAAAAGCTGAAATTGAGAAATTAGGTGGCTTTGAGAAATTCAAAAACGACTTCTCAGAAGCGGCTAAAACAAGATTCGGTTCTGGTTGGGCTTGGCTTTGCAAAAAAGAAGATGGTTCGTTAGAAATCTGTTCTTCTGCCAACCAAGATAATCCGCTAATGCCTGGTGTAGGCTGCGGAGGAACGCCAATCCTTGGCTTAGATGTTTGGGAGCACGCATATTATCTTCACTACCAAAACAGAAGACCTAACTATGTTTCTTCGTTTTTCAATGTGATTAACTGGGATAAAGTAGAAGAAAAATACAACAAATAATTTCTACAATTCTATAAACCAAAAACTCGGCGCTTGGAGATTTCCCAGCGCCGAGTTTTTTTATTGTCTTCTCAAAAGAGGGTTATCTTTCTAAGAAAACATTATTCAACCTCTTTGGCTATCACAGTATAAACAGGAAAGTGGTCGCTATAGCCCCCTGTAAACTTATCGCCATCCCAAGAGCGGAACGGATAACCTTTAAAACTGCCCTCTTTGTTGATAAGGTAAGGCGGTGCATAAACTTCCGTTCTATAAACTTTATAAGATTTAGGATCGGTATTTTTCACCAAATTTTCTGAGACGATAATCTGGTCAAATAAGTTCGGTGCATCTCTATACGCTAATGATGCTACGCCTTTTTTATACAGCGGATACATTAAATTAAGATAAGGATGCTCGGCATTGAGGTCGTTAGGTTTGCCCACCGCCTTCACATAATCACGGATACTGGTGCTGATGGGATCATCGTTAAAATCGCCCATCGCAAAGATTTTAGTATTTGGGTCCAAAGCTCTCACGCTATCCATCTGCGTTCTTAAAAGTTGCGCTGCAGCATTTCTTTTTGGGAGAGATACCGCCTCGCCACCTCTTCGTGATGGCCAGTGGTTCACGAATATGGCTACTTTTTCGCCATCTAAAAGCCCTGAAACGATGAGCAAATCTCTGGAGTATTCTCTGCGCCCCGCTTCATTATAGATTTTGAGTTCTTTTTTGGTGATATAACTTGGGCTAAAGCGCTTTTTCTGGTAAATCATAGCAGCATCTATCCCTCTATAATCGTAGGAATTGTAGTGTACCACGCCGTAATCAAATCTTTTTAACGCTGGTTGGTTCACCAGATCTTCCACCACTTGTCTATTTTCTACCTCCAAAAGTCCTACAATCACAGGCGCTGTTTTGGTAATCGATGCCCCCAGTTCTGAAATGACTTTGGCAGCATTGGTTAATTTTTGTTGGTAGACTTTAGTATTATAATTTTTGCTACTCAACGGCGTAAATTCGGTATTAGAACCTTGGTAGCGCACTACTTTTTTGCCGATCAATTTCTCATCTGACCATTCGCCTTTATAAGGTTCGTGGGGCAAAAGTTTTACGGAATCTACGGGAATGCTTCGATGGAAATTCGGGCTGTTGAGCGGCAGTGTGCCATCTATATAATCCGCCGAGGGTATGGTATCCCAGAGGTTTTCCACATTATAAAATCCTATGGCTGCCATTCTCTTCAATTTCCCTTTCTGAGCGAAGCCCACCACAAACATACTTAAGGCTAAAAGTGATATTGCTTTTTTCATCTGATTAACTTTTTTAAGTTTCATTTTTATAATGCAACAAAATTAACGATTTTCTGACTAAAAAAAGCAAATATTAAATTTTCTTAATGCCACTATCGCGCTTTTTATTGCAACGCACCGATAGTTAACGCGTTAAGCTTTGGTGATAAATATCAGCGTTAAAAAAAACTTAAAATTCTCATTTGATTTTAAAAAAATGAGTTAATTTTGTAGAGTAATTATTTGGAATTTATTCCGTATCAATTAGGTAAAATAAAAGAATGTTATGATTAAAAAATTATCATTAATCTCTATGTTCTCTCTATTGCCTGCCTCTTTTTACTATGCGCAGACCACCGTTTATGCTTATGTAAAAGATGCCAATGGAAAACCCATTGAAAACGCAGTAG from Riemerella columbina includes the following:
- the metK gene encoding methionine adenosyltransferase, with the translated sequence MPYLFTSESVSEGHPDKVADQISDALIDHFLAYDANSKVACETLVTTGQVILAGEVKSSAYLDVQTIAREVINGIGYTKGEYMFNGDSCGVLSAIHEQSPEINQGVDRALNSDDFETRANAQGAGDQGIMFGYATNETDNYMPLALDLAHSILQELSKIRREGKEIAYLRPDAKSQVTIEYSDDHKPIRVDSIVISTQHDDFDEDEAMLKKIRQDLIEILMPKVIASQKPEIQKLFNEDIKYHINPTGKFVIGGPHGDTGLTGRKIIVDTYGGKGAHGGGAFSGKDPSKVDRSAAYATRHIAKNLVAAGVADEVLVQVSYAIGVAEPCGLYITTNGTAKVNLTDGEIAEKVSQLFDLRPYAIEQNLKLRNPIYQETAAYGHMGRTPYKADKTFNRGLDNELTIKDLEFFTWEKLDRVEDIKQAFGLA
- a CDS encoding superoxide dismutase, producing MSFELPKLGFAYDALEPNIDAKTMEIHYTKHHQAYVDNLNKAIASTDLENKTIEEICKTASDIPAVRNNGGGHYNHSLFWEILTPGGSQEPVGNVKAEIEKLGGFEKFKNDFSEAAKTRFGSGWAWLCKKEDGSLEICSSANQDNPLMPGVGCGGTPILGLDVWEHAYYLHYQNRRPNYVSSFFNVINWDKVEEKYNK
- a CDS encoding catalase, coding for MSDKKLTNSAGSPYYEHENSQTVGARGPVLLQDFMLQENLAHFVRERIPERIVHAKGTGAYGTFTVTHDITQYTKAQLFSKVGNTCKMFARFSTVGGEKGSADTERDPRGFALKFYTEDGNWDLVGNNTPVFFIKDAKKFPDFIHTQKRHPKTNLKSHTMMWDFWSLNPESLHQVLILMSDRGTPYGYRHMNGYGSHTFSMINDKNERVWVKFHLKTKQGIKNFTDAEATTMKGENPDFAQEDLVKAIEAGNFPKWTMFIQVMTEEQAKEFRWNPFDVTKVWPHAEYPLIEVGEMELNEVPRNYFAEVEQSIFSPSHLVNGISFSPDKMLQGRLFSYPDAHRYRVGVNAHQLKVNRCPFAVHNYQRDGAMADASDYEDAPNYYPNSFDDIKPDPAYQGFEYDIDSNRVGFFDRNENDDDHFTQPGLLYSKAMNDEDRARLVSNIVGHMSKIEGPKREEIINRQLCHFFRANLDLGMKVASGLGVNIDFNKMQHNG
- a CDS encoding TlpA family protein disulfide reductase, yielding MKKYLLLTLALLMMAACSKKNEIIISGTIKNAPPLERIELINTASPISLPIANIGTNAQGQFSDTISIDQDGLYAITYGRNMNFIYLKKGENLNITAEGMSFPKTMKVTGGDAQKNQDFLNALQEFAENYMSKLNAGIISKEEKPFLEEIKKMQSDFEKKIDELSSKFHPDKALVDLKKDETNVNFLMIMAQYEAMHGQAVGNPNFKTSPAFAKHQEALIGNEEQWVKTLPTFRSYLLMKYQKDFGAFAEKLKDQDLSITEMFAQFLSQQKNIKQEVKDQLLTFVATQYDMAPNQPRSKQVFATLNKEIKDEQIKQELKKVELAMQGLPEGTNAPDADLINAEGKKFSFSSTKNIPQLVVFYASWSPYISETLHMLVPELQKTYGDQLGITLINMDDTEVQFKKTSTALLKDLPKVTSLYAKGGLKSKTASVYGIYGFKLPSMVVLNKDHKIASPSITNPNDPKLIETLNQLTGITPAAPEKQTNAAKK
- a CDS encoding endonuclease, which translates into the protein MKKAISLLALSMFVVGFAQKGKLKRMAAIGFYNVENLWDTIPSADYIDGTLPLNSPNFHRSIPVDSVKLLPHEPYKGEWSDEKLIGKKVVRYQGSNTEFTPLSSKNYNTKVYQQKLTNAAKVISELGASITKTAPVIVGLLEVENRQVVEDLVNQPALKRFDYGVVHYNSYDYRGIDAAMIYQKKRFSPSYITKKELKIYNEAGRREYSRDLLIVSGLLDGEKVAIFVNHWPSRRGGEAVSLPKRNAAAQLLRTQMDSVRALDPNTKIFAMGDFNDDPISTSIRDYVKAVGKPNDLNAEHPYLNLMYPLYKKGVASLAYRDAPNLFDQIIVSENLVKNTDPKSYKVYRTEVYAPPYLINKEGSFKGYPFRSWDGDKFTGGYSDHFPVYTVIAKEVE
- a CDS encoding hydrogen peroxide-inducible genes activator, with translation MNIQQLEYLIAVDKHKHFGKAAQACFITQPTLSAMIQKLEEELDLKIFDRSQHPIRTTDAGKEILKYAYKIMEEVNEMKITANELNHMVAGKITLGIIPTLAPFILPYEIFDFLEQHSNIEMEVKEMSTDNIIKALKNGEIDAGIIATPYQKADEFFQDNLFNEELMVYSTLESKETQDDQFILPQDLDLEKVWLLEEGNCLSTQFENICNLKENHLKPQNLNFKASSISTLLQMVDKLGGITLLPELATKHIPEEKKDRISRFRKPVPYREISLIYYKPTYKQKILDELKQSLHQSIKQNLGYYQTPEDYINIKPE